A genomic stretch from Thermomonospora umbrina includes:
- a CDS encoding 3-dehydroquinate synthase family protein: protein MTIHEVEVDLGERAYAVRIGPGVRRTLPEVVAGLGARRVAVVTARPPEWTPDPGVDSMVIPAKDGERDKTLSWVEELCRRFAAFGLTRSDAVVSCGGGTTTDAVGLAAALYHRGVPVVHLPTSLLAQVDASVGGKTAVNLPEGKNLVGAYWQPAAVLCDTDHLRTLPRREVINGYGEIARCHFIGAGDLRGLSLAEQIAASVALKASIVAADERDADRRHVLNYGHTLGHALERATGFRLRHGEGVAVGTVFAGRLAGRLGRIDAARVDEHHEVVAGYGLPTRLPAGVTADELVALMRLDKKRRTGDGLTFVLDGPDGVELVPEVPVPVVASVLAAMPREGG, encoded by the coding sequence GTGACGATCCATGAGGTCGAGGTCGATCTGGGCGAGCGCGCGTACGCCGTCCGGATCGGGCCGGGCGTGCGGCGCACGCTCCCGGAGGTCGTCGCCGGGCTGGGCGCCCGCCGCGTCGCCGTGGTGACGGCGCGGCCCCCGGAGTGGACGCCCGACCCGGGCGTGGATTCCATGGTGATCCCCGCCAAGGACGGCGAACGGGACAAGACGCTGTCGTGGGTGGAGGAGCTGTGCCGCCGGTTCGCCGCGTTCGGGCTGACCCGCTCGGACGCGGTCGTGTCGTGCGGCGGCGGGACGACCACCGACGCGGTCGGTCTGGCCGCCGCGCTCTACCACCGGGGCGTGCCCGTCGTCCACCTGCCGACCTCGCTCCTCGCGCAGGTGGACGCAAGCGTGGGCGGCAAGACGGCGGTGAACCTCCCCGAGGGCAAGAACCTCGTCGGCGCGTACTGGCAGCCCGCCGCCGTGCTCTGCGACACCGACCACCTGCGGACCCTCCCGCGGCGGGAGGTGATCAACGGGTACGGGGAGATCGCGCGCTGCCACTTCATCGGGGCGGGCGACCTGCGCGGGCTGTCCCTCGCCGAGCAGATCGCCGCGAGCGTGGCGCTCAAGGCGTCGATCGTGGCGGCCGACGAACGCGACGCGGACCGCCGCCACGTCCTCAACTACGGGCACACGCTGGGCCACGCCCTCGAACGCGCCACCGGGTTCCGGCTGCGGCACGGCGAGGGCGTGGCGGTCGGGACGGTGTTCGCCGGGCGGCTCGCGGGCAGGCTGGGCCGGATCGACGCGGCCCGGGTCGACGAGCACCACGAGGTCGTCGCCGGCTACGGCCTGCCGACCCGCCTGCCCGCCGGGGTCACCGCCGACGAGCTGGTCGCCCTCATGCGGCTGGACAAGAAGCGGCGGACCGGGGACGGCCTGACCTTCGTCCTGGACGGCCCCGACGGCGTGGAGCTCGTGCCGGAGGTCCCGGTGCCCGTCGTGGCGTCCGTCCTGGCGGCGATGCCGAGGGAGGGCGGCTGA
- a CDS encoding shikimate dehydrogenase family protein, whose amino-acid sequence MTRSIGGATRLFAVLGDPVAQVRAPALVNPLFAELGLDAVLVPAHVRPADLAAVVRGLEAVGNLDGLLITVPHKFTVCGLAAELGRGAELAGSANALRRRPGGGWFADNFDGAGFVAGLEHAGHPVAGRRFLLAGAGGAGTAIAVALLEAGAERLTVREPDVARLDRLVGRLERHWPGRARGSAVPPPGDADVVDVVDVVVNATPLGLRADDPMPFAPAELPPGCVVADIIMSPPDTPLLVAAAGLGHPVHHGRHMLDQQLDLYRDFFGL is encoded by the coding sequence ATGACCCGGTCCATCGGCGGCGCGACCCGCCTGTTCGCGGTGCTCGGCGACCCGGTGGCCCAAGTGCGCGCGCCGGCGCTGGTCAACCCGCTGTTCGCGGAGCTGGGGCTGGACGCCGTCCTGGTCCCGGCGCACGTCCGGCCCGCCGACCTCGCCGCGGTCGTGCGGGGACTGGAGGCCGTCGGCAACCTCGACGGGCTGCTGATCACCGTTCCGCACAAGTTCACGGTCTGCGGGCTGGCGGCCGAGCTGGGGCGGGGCGCCGAGCTGGCCGGCAGCGCCAACGCGCTGCGCCGTCGGCCGGGCGGCGGGTGGTTCGCCGACAACTTCGACGGCGCGGGGTTCGTCGCGGGCCTGGAGCACGCCGGGCACCCGGTGGCGGGCCGCCGGTTCCTGCTGGCGGGCGCGGGCGGCGCGGGGACGGCCATCGCGGTCGCGCTACTGGAGGCGGGCGCCGAACGCCTGACCGTCCGCGAACCCGACGTCGCGCGGCTCGACCGACTGGTGGGTCGGTTGGAGCGGCACTGGCCGGGCCGTGCGCGGGGTTCGGCCGTCCCGCCGCCGGGCGACGCGGACGTGGTGGACGTGGTGGACGTGGTGGTGAACGCCACGCCGTTGGGGCTGCGCGCCGACGATCCGATGCCGTTCGCCCCCGCCGAGCTGCCACCGGGATGTGTCGTCGCGGACATCATCATGTCACCCCCCGACACCCCGCTGCTGGTGGCGGCGGCCGGTCTGGGGCATCCCGTCCACCACGGCCGGCACATGCTCGACCAGCAGTTGGACCTGTATCGGGACTTCTTCGGACTCTGA